One segment of Methylotuvimicrobium sp. KM2 DNA contains the following:
- a CDS encoding DEAD/DEAH box helicase: MTDSLSAFHPVVADWFIERFGQPSEAQVRAWPAIQSGASTLIAAPTGSGKTLAAFLAVIDQLVKQGIEAPLPDETRILYISPLKALSNDIHKNLEEPLTGIGMALLEAALPDIVIRAQVRTGDTPQAERAAMKRFPPHILVTTPESLYLLLTSESGREILKSVRSVIVDEIHALAGNKRGAHLMLSLERLTQLTETEPVRIGLSATQKPLDGIARYLIGNRAEACMIIDTGHVRRRDLQIEVTGSPLEAVMAGEVWTEIYDRLEQLIAEHSTTLIFVNTRRQAERVAAALAERIGEETVTSHHGSLAKEHRLNAEQRLKQGRLKALVATASLELGIDIGDVDLVCQLGSPHSISAFLQRVGRSGHRLGATPKGRLFPLSRDDLLECSALLYAVGQDLLDTILIPKHPLDVLAQQIVAEVACREWREAELYQTFCRAWPYRELTETEFKAVVKMLADGFHTRRGRRGAYLHRDAVHGMLRPRKGARLTALLNGGAIPDLFDYDVILQPEGLFVGTLNEDFAFESLPGDIFQLGNNSYRLLKVEQGKVHVEDAHGQPPNIPFWFGEAPGRSNELSEAVSRLSAMIDSLLEQGEGAAYRYLIDLALPHVAAEQLSQYLAAAKAALTVLPTLETIVFERFFDETQDMHFVIHSPYGSRINRAWGLALRKRFCRKFNFELQAAASEDNIVLSLGPTHSFPLAEPAGYLKASTVKDVLIQALLAAPMFPTRWRWVTNTALAVPRNRAGKRVPAQFQRNNAEDLIAVIFPDQLACFENIAGDREIPDHPLVNQALWDCLHELMDIDGLEALLDGIESGRIKIVARDLSAPSPMAQEILNARPYAFLDDAPAEERRTLAIQQRRFASPEEAAEIGRLDPVAIERVRLEAWPEASTADELHDAMIVLSFIGAGECSTAQQPLFEQLCQARRATELVLPQGSRIRVAAERLSEFQLMFPGIAARPPIQAMDADPELSAEIALQNIMRSRLEGLGPVTVDNLAASLELSTSQIEQALAALEQQGFAIQGRFSHDTAQSEWCERGLLARIHRYTLKQLRNEIQPVAQADFMRFLFHWHGLDEPREGEAALEKVLLQLEGCNLPAAAWEGDVLTKRLKPYFASQLDICCSTGRFVWLRLKFKSAAKTPRPAGKSTSIALLPRAHLSFWRVYAPLPDHGAIELSSGAQKVHAVLKNWGASFFQEISDETGLLNAQLFEALGELVAAGLITADSFQGLRTLIQSSAIRQRRSRRYSAHDTSATAGRWSLLRPVQAGADAYEPVEHIARVLLNRYGVVFRKLLDNEEGIPSWRDLLYVYRRLEARGEVRGGRFVQGLAGEHFALPQAVSMLRDSRKQVKAGELIAISTVDPLNLTGIIGSGDRVGPQTANRLLYRDGVLLASSKKNDVVFVETVEPEQEWQYKTALLRK, translated from the coding sequence GTGACCGACTCTTTGTCTGCCTTTCATCCGGTCGTGGCCGACTGGTTTATCGAGCGTTTCGGACAGCCGTCGGAAGCCCAAGTTCGTGCTTGGCCGGCGATTCAAAGCGGGGCGTCTACATTAATCGCCGCGCCGACAGGCTCCGGTAAAACCTTGGCCGCTTTTTTGGCCGTGATCGATCAATTGGTTAAGCAGGGTATCGAAGCGCCATTGCCCGATGAAACGCGAATTTTATATATATCGCCGCTCAAGGCCTTATCGAACGACATTCATAAAAATCTGGAAGAACCGTTGACCGGTATCGGCATGGCGCTGCTCGAAGCGGCTTTGCCTGATATCGTGATCCGTGCCCAGGTCCGCACCGGCGATACGCCGCAAGCCGAACGCGCGGCAATGAAACGTTTCCCGCCTCATATCCTGGTCACGACTCCGGAATCGTTATATTTGTTGCTGACTTCGGAATCTGGCCGCGAGATTTTGAAATCGGTGCGTAGCGTCATTGTCGACGAGATACATGCCTTGGCCGGCAACAAACGCGGCGCACATCTCATGCTGTCACTGGAAAGGTTGACGCAGTTGACCGAAACAGAACCGGTCCGCATCGGTTTATCGGCAACGCAAAAACCGCTCGACGGCATCGCCCGTTATTTAATCGGCAACCGGGCCGAGGCTTGTATGATTATCGATACCGGCCATGTTCGTCGCCGCGATCTCCAAATCGAAGTAACCGGCTCGCCGCTCGAAGCGGTCATGGCCGGCGAAGTGTGGACCGAAATCTACGACCGTCTCGAACAATTGATCGCCGAACACAGCACCACGCTGATTTTCGTCAACACGCGGCGCCAAGCGGAACGCGTAGCAGCCGCGCTAGCCGAACGGATCGGCGAAGAAACCGTCACCTCGCATCACGGCAGTCTCGCGAAAGAGCATCGCCTGAATGCCGAACAACGTCTCAAACAAGGCCGGTTGAAAGCACTGGTCGCAACCGCCTCGCTTGAACTCGGTATCGATATCGGCGATGTCGACCTGGTTTGCCAGTTGGGCTCGCCGCATTCGATATCGGCGTTTTTGCAACGGGTCGGCCGTTCCGGTCACCGTTTGGGGGCTACGCCGAAAGGCCGATTGTTTCCGTTGTCGCGGGACGATTTGCTCGAATGCAGTGCGTTACTTTATGCGGTCGGACAGGATTTACTCGATACAATACTTATCCCTAAGCATCCCTTGGATGTGCTGGCCCAACAAATTGTCGCCGAAGTCGCTTGCCGCGAATGGCGCGAAGCCGAACTGTATCAGACTTTTTGCAGGGCCTGGCCGTACCGGGAATTGACCGAAACGGAATTCAAAGCCGTCGTCAAAATGCTCGCCGACGGATTTCATACGCGGCGCGGTCGGCGGGGCGCCTATCTGCACAGGGATGCCGTACATGGCATGCTACGGCCCCGCAAAGGCGCGCGTTTGACCGCGTTGCTGAACGGCGGGGCGATACCGGATCTGTTCGATTACGACGTTATATTGCAGCCGGAAGGCCTTTTCGTCGGAACGCTCAACGAAGACTTTGCGTTCGAAAGCCTCCCAGGCGATATTTTTCAACTCGGCAATAATTCCTACCGATTGCTCAAGGTCGAGCAAGGTAAGGTCCATGTCGAGGACGCACACGGCCAGCCTCCGAATATTCCGTTTTGGTTCGGCGAAGCGCCGGGCCGCAGTAACGAATTATCCGAAGCGGTCTCAAGATTATCCGCAATGATCGACAGCCTGCTTGAACAAGGCGAGGGCGCGGCCTATCGTTATCTGATCGATTTAGCCTTGCCGCATGTCGCCGCCGAGCAGTTATCACAATATTTAGCTGCAGCTAAGGCTGCCTTGACGGTGTTACCGACTCTCGAAACGATCGTGTTCGAACGCTTCTTCGACGAAACGCAAGACATGCATTTCGTGATTCATTCGCCTTACGGCTCCAGGATCAACCGGGCTTGGGGACTAGCTCTTCGCAAACGCTTCTGCCGCAAATTCAATTTCGAATTACAGGCCGCCGCGAGCGAAGACAATATCGTCCTATCGCTCGGGCCGACGCACAGCTTTCCGCTTGCGGAACCAGCCGGCTATTTGAAAGCTTCGACCGTAAAAGACGTATTGATTCAGGCCTTGTTGGCCGCGCCGATGTTTCCGACCCGTTGGCGCTGGGTGACCAATACCGCACTCGCGGTGCCGCGTAATCGGGCCGGCAAAAGAGTTCCTGCGCAATTTCAACGTAACAATGCCGAGGATTTGATCGCGGTGATTTTTCCCGATCAACTGGCCTGTTTCGAAAATATCGCCGGAGACCGCGAAATTCCGGATCACCCCCTCGTCAATCAAGCCTTGTGGGATTGTCTGCACGAATTGATGGACATCGACGGGCTCGAAGCGCTGTTGGACGGCATAGAAAGCGGGCGGATCAAGATTGTAGCGAGGGATTTGAGCGCGCCGTCGCCGATGGCGCAGGAAATTCTGAATGCCCGGCCTTATGCGTTTTTGGACGATGCGCCGGCTGAAGAACGCAGGACCTTGGCGATTCAGCAGCGCCGGTTCGCAAGCCCCGAAGAAGCCGCCGAAATCGGCAGGCTCGATCCGGTCGCGATCGAGCGCGTCCGGCTTGAAGCCTGGCCCGAAGCAAGCACCGCCGACGAATTACACGATGCAATGATCGTGCTCAGTTTTATCGGCGCCGGAGAATGCTCTACGGCTCAGCAGCCTTTGTTTGAACAACTATGTCAAGCCCGCCGTGCGACAGAGTTGGTGCTGCCGCAAGGAAGTCGAATTCGTGTTGCGGCCGAACGTTTGTCTGAATTTCAGTTGATGTTTCCAGGGATAGCGGCGCGACCGCCGATTCAAGCCATGGATGCCGATCCGGAGTTATCGGCGGAAATCGCGCTGCAAAACATCATGCGTAGTCGTCTGGAAGGCTTGGGGCCGGTCACTGTGGATAATTTGGCTGCTTCGCTGGAGTTGTCCACGTCACAAATCGAACAGGCGCTTGCCGCATTGGAACAGCAAGGTTTTGCGATACAAGGCCGGTTTAGTCACGACACCGCGCAGTCCGAATGGTGTGAGCGAGGTCTATTGGCTCGGATTCACCGTTACACGCTCAAACAATTACGCAATGAGATACAGCCGGTCGCGCAAGCCGACTTCATGCGTTTTTTATTTCATTGGCACGGTCTGGACGAACCGCGAGAAGGCGAAGCCGCCTTGGAAAAGGTCTTGCTGCAATTGGAAGGCTGCAATTTGCCCGCCGCGGCATGGGAAGGCGATGTACTGACGAAACGCTTGAAGCCCTACTTTGCATCGCAATTGGATATTTGCTGCAGCACCGGGCGTTTCGTTTGGCTGCGACTGAAATTTAAAAGCGCCGCCAAAACGCCGAGGCCGGCCGGTAAAAGCACATCGATCGCGCTGCTCCCGAGAGCTCATCTTTCCTTTTGGCGCGTCTATGCGCCCTTGCCGGATCATGGCGCGATCGAGCTATCGAGCGGCGCGCAAAAAGTCCACGCGGTTTTGAAAAATTGGGGCGCCAGTTTTTTTCAGGAAATCAGCGATGAAACCGGTTTGTTGAATGCGCAATTATTTGAGGCGCTTGGCGAATTGGTCGCCGCTGGATTGATTACCGCAGACAGCTTTCAAGGCCTTCGAACCTTGATTCAAAGTAGCGCGATTCGGCAGCGCCGCAGCCGACGTTATTCCGCCCACGATACCTCGGCGACAGCCGGCAGGTGGTCTTTATTGCGGCCGGTGCAAGCCGGCGCGGATGCTTACGAGCCGGTCGAGCATATTGCGCGCGTTTTATTGAACCGCTACGGCGTGGTCTTCCGCAAATTACTCGATAACGAAGAAGGCATTCCTTCTTGGCGCGATTTGCTCTATGTCTATCGTCGTCTAGAAGCGCGCGGCGAAGTGCGCGGCGGCCGCTTCGTGCAGGGGTTGGCCGGCGAGCACTTCGCTTTGCCGCAAGCGGTCTCGATGCTCCGAGATAGCCGCAAACAAGTGAAAGCCGGCGAATTGATAGCGATTAGTACCGTCGATCCGCTCAATCTGACTGGCATTATCGGAAGCGGCGACAGGGTCGGTCCGCAGACGGCCAATCGTTTGCTTTACCGAGACGGCGTATTGCTGGCGTCGTCGAAAAAAAACGACGTGGTTTTTGTCGAGACGGTTGAACCGGAGCAAGAATGGCAGTATAAAACAGCCTTACTGCGAAAATAA
- the smrA gene encoding DNA endonuclease SmrA has protein sequence MSEQEIDLFFQEMADVVPLKAPVKTIVKTAQSATPGQQYRRQQAQFSKEDINGPLSLVLRKPLPADAWITYKRDGIQDGVYKNLRLGKYPLEATLNLFRKTPSEARDELLQFVHECQDCNIRSVLLVFGRGRNTDATLKSYLAQWLPEMEQVQAGHTALKQHGGVAAVYVLLRKSEQRRIENRERHAARLGR, from the coding sequence ATGTCCGAGCAAGAAATCGATCTCTTTTTTCAGGAAATGGCCGATGTGGTTCCTCTGAAAGCACCCGTCAAAACCATTGTGAAAACCGCTCAGTCGGCAACGCCCGGTCAGCAATACCGCAGGCAACAAGCGCAATTTTCGAAAGAAGACATCAACGGCCCCCTGTCGCTGGTGCTCAGAAAGCCGCTGCCTGCCGATGCGTGGATTACCTACAAGCGCGATGGCATACAAGACGGCGTCTATAAAAATCTTAGACTCGGCAAATATCCGCTGGAAGCGACCTTGAATCTGTTCCGCAAAACGCCTTCCGAAGCCCGGGACGAATTACTGCAATTCGTGCACGAATGCCAAGACTGCAATATCCGTAGCGTATTGCTCGTTTTCGGACGCGGACGAAACACCGATGCCACATTGAAAAGCTATTTGGCGCAATGGTTGCCGGAAATGGAGCAAGTACAAGCCGGCCATACCGCATTGAAACAACACGGCGGCGTCGCAGCCGTCTATGTGCTGTTGCGCAAGAGCGAACAGCGTCGAATCGAAAACCGCGAGCGCCACGCCGCGCGTTTAGGCAGGTAG
- a CDS encoding AAA family ATPase produces MTPLKIPYGLADFQRLRREGFFYQDRTDRIGQLEAAGHQLVFLRPRRFGKSLLLSMLENYYDVNKADSFGELFGDLAVGRNPTPLRNRFFILKWDFSRIAAYGDLDAIQSAIHGHLNLAIADCAERYQLDVKLNEDDALYSFGRLLQAVNKTQRPLYLLIDEYDNFANEVMMRNNSHYGALLQGEGLLKTVFKNIKSAAGGLGLERVFITGVSPVVMSDMTSGYNVAINIYFDPEFNDLCGFTEPEVEGLVVQCLPQSACEAEFEDAMSTLRTFYNGYRFSEHAESGIYNPTLTLYFCRHLQRQRRFPNNLLDENLAMDRNKLQYLAGLPHGEDIIVKALGGDEPLAVEQLSERFGVEDMIHGVKDQTFMLSLLYYFGMLTLSSDISGLGKQLLTIPNLVARKLYIERLRECLLRPDFDAREDIDRAVERFISAGDLQLLCDFIEQRYFTILSNRDYRWSNELTIKVAFMTLLYNDHLYMMVSETETRRRYADLSLIVRPDMRRFQALDLVLEFKYVKLAETGLTAEQVRASTTELLAGLSKVSDRLAEAESQAREYMHDLQQRYPEAQLHGFAVVAIGFERLLWRKVAATQISNN; encoded by the coding sequence ATGACTCCGCTCAAAATACCTTACGGCCTTGCCGACTTTCAACGACTCAGGCGCGAAGGCTTTTTCTATCAGGACCGTACCGACCGCATCGGGCAACTCGAGGCGGCCGGGCATCAATTGGTGTTTTTGCGCCCGCGCCGCTTCGGTAAAAGCTTGTTGCTGTCGATGCTGGAAAATTATTACGACGTCAACAAGGCCGATTCATTCGGCGAGCTGTTCGGCGATTTGGCGGTGGGACGTAATCCGACGCCATTGCGGAACCGGTTTTTCATTTTGAAATGGGATTTTTCGCGGATTGCCGCCTATGGCGATCTCGACGCTATCCAGTCGGCGATTCACGGACATCTCAATTTGGCGATCGCCGACTGTGCCGAACGCTATCAGCTCGACGTTAAATTGAACGAGGACGATGCTTTATATTCATTCGGACGACTGCTGCAAGCCGTTAATAAAACGCAACGGCCTCTTTATCTTTTGATCGACGAATACGACAACTTCGCCAATGAAGTCATGATGAGGAACAACAGCCATTACGGCGCTTTACTGCAAGGCGAAGGTTTGTTGAAAACGGTTTTCAAAAACATCAAGTCGGCGGCCGGCGGTTTGGGGCTCGAACGGGTCTTTATCACCGGCGTCTCGCCGGTTGTGATGAGCGATATGACCAGCGGCTATAATGTGGCAATCAATATATATTTCGATCCGGAGTTCAACGATTTGTGCGGCTTTACCGAGCCGGAAGTAGAGGGTTTGGTCGTACAGTGCTTGCCGCAATCAGCTTGCGAAGCAGAATTCGAGGACGCAATGAGTACGCTGCGCACCTTTTATAACGGGTACCGCTTTAGCGAACATGCCGAATCCGGTATCTACAATCCGACACTAACTCTGTATTTTTGCCGGCATTTACAGCGGCAAAGACGCTTTCCGAACAACCTGCTGGACGAAAACCTGGCGATGGACCGCAACAAGCTACAATACCTCGCCGGATTGCCGCACGGCGAGGATATCATCGTCAAGGCCCTGGGCGGAGACGAGCCGTTGGCGGTCGAACAGTTATCCGAGCGCTTCGGCGTCGAGGACATGATCCACGGCGTCAAGGATCAAACCTTCATGCTCTCGCTGTTGTACTATTTCGGGATGCTGACTCTTTCGTCCGATATAAGCGGCCTGGGTAAACAATTATTGACTATCCCCAATTTGGTTGCCCGTAAGCTTTATATCGAACGCTTGCGCGAATGCCTATTACGGCCCGATTTCGATGCGCGTGAAGACATCGATCGTGCCGTCGAGCGTTTCATCTCCGCCGGCGACTTACAGCTCCTCTGCGATTTCATCGAACAGCGCTATTTCACGATACTATCCAACCGCGATTACCGTTGGAGTAACGAACTGACGATCAAGGTCGCATTCATGACCTTGCTCTACAACGACCATCTATACATGATGGTCTCGGAAACCGAGACTCGGCGGCGTTATGCCGACTTGAGCCTGATCGTCCGGCCCGACATGCGCAGGTTTCAGGCCTTGGACCTGGTCTTGGAATTCAAATACGTAAAACTCGCCGAAACGGGACTGACCGCCGAACAAGTTCGCGCATCGACTACTGAACTACTCGCCGGCCTGTCAAAGGTCTCGGACCGCTTGGCCGAAGCCGAATCCCAGGCACGGGAATATATGCACGACCTGCAGCAACGCTATCCTGAAGCACAATTGCACGGTTTCGCCGTAGTAGCGATCGGCTTTGAGCGCTTGCTGTGGCGCAAAGTGGCGGCGACGCAAATCAGCAATAATTAA
- a CDS encoding type II toxin-antitoxin system PemK/MazF family toxin, whose protein sequence is MFRPSEIVLLPFPFTDLSSHKKRPVLILTAANTQADFLAVQITSQPGHANAITLHNEDFVLGSLPKTSYVRPDKIVTLNQSLIIQRIGKLSDTASKRILQAVCSNLNCASLYASDDTPIYKIESPQSTYSLVKMY, encoded by the coding sequence ATGTTCCGTCCGTCTGAAATCGTTTTACTGCCCTTTCCGTTTACCGATCTTTCATCGCACAAAAAGCGTCCTGTCTTAATTCTCACCGCTGCCAACACACAGGCCGACTTTTTAGCTGTTCAAATAACGTCACAACCCGGCCATGCCAATGCAATCACATTGCACAACGAGGATTTCGTTCTCGGCTCTTTGCCTAAAACGAGCTATGTACGTCCCGATAAAATAGTGACATTGAATCAATCGTTGATCATTCAACGTATCGGCAAACTTTCGGATACGGCTTCCAAACGAATCCTGCAAGCGGTATGTTCAAACTTGAATTGCGCATCTTTGTACGCCTCGGATGACACGCCCATTTATAAAATTGAATCTCCTCAATCGACATATTCACTAGTGAAAATGTATTGA
- a CDS encoding DUF2281 domain-containing protein, whose amino-acid sequence MDLAEQVFQTIKPMPEPLVQEILDFALFLRQREAQAEWQNLMSAQTRSLADWDNEEDEVWNDVPSV is encoded by the coding sequence ATGGACCTTGCCGAACAAGTTTTTCAAACCATCAAACCCATGCCGGAACCCCTCGTGCAGGAAATTTTGGACTTCGCGTTGTTCTTGCGCCAACGCGAAGCTCAAGCTGAATGGCAAAACTTGATGAGCGCTCAGACGCGCTCACTCGCCGATTGGGACAACGAAGAAGACGAGGTGTGGAACGATGTTCCGTCCGTCTGA
- a CDS encoding GIY-YIG nuclease family protein: MDADPDGRMVCELSNWNGKAYRIPRGKVKDCSDRQDLKGTSVYLLFGRAESSTSKPKAYIGEAENAYSRLVQHVSEKEFWNESVVFISKDENLNKAHIKYLESRLYEIATSAGRYDIQNGNTPTRSSISESDQAEMEEFIEYIKILINTMGFKVFEPLIKADSNTQEPDEFFFVKGARGADGRGKRTSDGFVVFSGTKVAVDTVPSFPKGFNALRDELIDNEIIVKEGADLVLVSDYLFSSPSAAAAVIMGRSANGLIEWKNSKGKELKSVEETEISKANKSMQPTADASADCGVGHLLESNSRRIYDT; encoded by the coding sequence ATGGATGCAGATCCTGATGGAAGGATGGTTTGCGAGCTATCGAATTGGAACGGCAAAGCTTATCGAATACCACGAGGAAAGGTTAAAGATTGCTCCGACAGGCAAGATTTAAAAGGGACTTCTGTTTATCTCTTATTTGGTCGTGCTGAATCCTCAACTTCAAAGCCGAAAGCATATATTGGCGAAGCTGAAAACGCCTATTCTCGTCTCGTTCAGCATGTGTCTGAAAAGGAATTTTGGAATGAGTCCGTTGTATTCATAAGCAAAGATGAAAACCTCAATAAGGCTCACATCAAGTATCTGGAATCCCGCCTCTATGAAATTGCCACTTCCGCAGGAAGGTACGATATTCAAAACGGGAATACTCCGACGCGAAGTTCCATTTCTGAGTCAGATCAGGCGGAAATGGAAGAATTTATTGAATATATAAAAATCCTAATTAACACAATGGGGTTTAAAGTCTTTGAGCCTCTGATTAAAGCTGATTCGAATACCCAGGAGCCAGATGAGTTTTTCTTCGTAAAAGGTGCCAGAGGCGCAGATGGTCGCGGAAAAAGGACATCGGATGGATTTGTTGTATTTTCTGGTACCAAAGTAGCTGTTGATACCGTTCCCTCATTCCCAAAGGGCTTCAATGCTCTTAGGGATGAGTTAATTGATAATGAAATTATTGTCAAAGAAGGTGCGGATCTGGTTTTAGTATCTGATTACCTTTTTAGTAGTCCATCGGCGGCAGCCGCCGTAATCATGGGACGGAGTGCAAATGGGTTAATTGAGTGGAAGAACTCCAAGGGCAAGGAATTGAAATCTGTTGAAGAGACAGAAATATCAAAAGCTAACAAGTCAATGCAGCCGACCGCTGACGCGTCGGCTGATTGCGGCGTTGGACACTTACTTGAATCGAACTCAAGGAGAATTTATGACACGTAG
- a CDS encoding DEAD/DEAH box helicase, with protein MLFSELGLAAELVRAVSEQGYSTPTPVQRQAIPAILNGRDVLAGAQTGTGKTAGFTLPLLHLLHTQKSKSNRRAVRALILTPTRELAAQVGESVETYGKYLPLKSAVIFGGLSINPQIAQLRRGADILIATPGRLLDHIAQKTVDLSQLEILVLDEADRMLDMGFIRDIRKILALLPPNGHDGRQNLLFSATFSDEIRQLANGLLHKPEQIEVARRNTTVETVAQTVHPVDRNRKQELLSHLIGSQDWRQVLVFTRTKHGANKLAEKLERDGIGSAAIHGNKSQAARTKALADFKSGAIRALVATDIAARGLDIDQLPHVVNYELPNIPEDYVHRIGRTGRAGNAGEAISLVCVDEHNFLRDIERLIKRDINKIEIEGFQPDPTIKPEPVFKQRQQRSPRSGNDARNNGQRNNGNPSERQAAKPARSKPRRGNGANSGSGRPQQGRSGQRRLSA; from the coding sequence ATGTTATTTTCCGAACTCGGCCTAGCGGCCGAATTAGTCCGTGCTGTCTCAGAACAAGGCTACAGCACGCCAACACCTGTTCAACGTCAAGCGATACCCGCAATTCTCAATGGGCGTGACGTTCTGGCCGGCGCACAAACCGGTACCGGCAAAACCGCGGGTTTCACATTACCTTTGTTGCACCTGCTGCACACCCAAAAATCCAAAAGTAATCGACGTGCGGTAAGAGCACTGATCCTAACGCCTACGCGCGAACTCGCCGCTCAAGTCGGCGAAAGCGTCGAGACTTACGGAAAATATTTACCGTTAAAATCTGCGGTAATCTTCGGAGGCCTCAGCATCAACCCGCAAATCGCGCAATTACGGCGTGGCGCGGATATCCTGATCGCGACTCCGGGCCGTCTGCTCGATCACATCGCACAAAAAACCGTTGACTTATCGCAACTGGAAATACTGGTGCTCGACGAAGCCGACCGCATGCTCGACATGGGCTTTATTCGCGACATCCGTAAAATTCTTGCGTTGCTGCCGCCAAACGGTCACGACGGCCGACAAAACCTACTCTTTTCGGCAACGTTCTCCGATGAAATCCGTCAACTTGCTAACGGGTTGTTGCATAAACCGGAGCAAATCGAAGTCGCGCGTCGTAATACGACCGTAGAAACCGTGGCTCAAACGGTTCATCCGGTCGACCGTAATCGCAAACAAGAACTCTTGTCGCATTTAATCGGCAGCCAGGACTGGCGACAGGTGTTGGTTTTCACGCGCACCAAACACGGCGCCAACAAACTCGCCGAAAAACTCGAACGCGACGGAATCGGCTCGGCCGCGATTCACGGAAATAAGAGTCAAGCCGCAAGGACAAAAGCATTGGCCGACTTTAAAAGCGGAGCGATACGCGCCTTGGTTGCAACCGACATCGCTGCGCGCGGGTTGGATATCGACCAATTACCGCATGTCGTCAATTACGAACTTCCCAATATACCGGAAGATTATGTCCACCGGATCGGCCGTACCGGTCGAGCCGGCAATGCCGGAGAAGCCATATCGCTGGTTTGCGTCGACGAACACAACTTCTTGCGTGACATCGAACGATTGATCAAACGCGACATTAACAAAATCGAAATCGAAGGCTTCCAACCTGACCCCACCATCAAACCCGAACCGGTCTTTAAGCAACGCCAGCAGCGTTCGCCTCGCTCCGGGAATGATGCCCGAAATAACGGTCAACGCAATAACGGCAATCCGAGCGAGCGCCAAGCAGCGAAGCCTGCTCGTAGTAAACCACGCCGCGGTAACGGAGCAAATTCCGGCTCAGGCCGCCCGCAACAAGGACGCTCAGGGCAACGACGTCTCAGTGCTTAA
- the gmk gene encoding guanylate kinase, producing the protein MTTGNLYIISAPSGAGKTSLVKQLTAELDKLTVSISHTTRQQRPGETDGQDYFFVSVDEFKTMLSEQAFLEHAQVFDNYYGTARRTVEDSLNQGVDVILEIDWQGAQQIKKMLPDCIAIFILPPSVSVLEQRLRNRGQDSEETIARRMRDAVTEMSHYGEYDYLIVNDVFERALNSLISIVVSHRFHIDKQREALQSLLQELLSRDQK; encoded by the coding sequence ATGACAACCGGCAATCTCTATATCATTTCCGCACCTTCAGGGGCTGGTAAAACCAGTTTGGTTAAACAGTTAACGGCGGAACTCGACAAGCTGACCGTTTCGATATCCCATACGACGAGGCAGCAACGTCCCGGCGAAACCGACGGGCAGGATTATTTTTTTGTTTCGGTCGACGAGTTTAAGACAATGCTTTCCGAGCAGGCATTTCTTGAACACGCACAGGTGTTCGATAACTATTATGGAACCGCTCGGCGGACCGTTGAGGACAGCCTTAATCAAGGGGTCGATGTGATACTCGAAATCGATTGGCAAGGGGCGCAACAAATTAAAAAAATGCTGCCGGATTGTATTGCTATTTTTATCTTGCCGCCTTCGGTTAGCGTATTGGAGCAGCGCTTGCGTAATCGAGGGCAGGATAGCGAGGAAACAATTGCTCGGCGCATGCGCGATGCGGTGACGGAAATGAGCCATTACGGCGAATACGATTACTTGATTGTCAATGATGTGTTTGAACGCGCACTGAATTCGTTAATAAGTATCGTCGTTTCACATCGTTTCCACATCGATAAACAACGGGAAGCATTGCAGAGTCTGTTACAGGAGCTATTGAGCCGGGACCAAAAATGA
- a CDS encoding RNA-binding protein, giving the protein MIIFMRRIPSDTNKFEIKSFIEPALNGGLFTKKGYINTIKILQITDSTRNTHEFHGLVRIEPDSAGARVIKKLNKQPINGKMIIVREYFHRCWQNDPRLRKNHSDITFADRRKGDRRRKTLEVAEMPFEP; this is encoded by the coding sequence ATGATCATTTTTATGAGAAGAATTCCGTCTGACACCAACAAATTTGAAATCAAATCATTCATCGAGCCGGCACTGAACGGAGGATTGTTTACCAAGAAAGGCTACATTAACACAATAAAAATATTACAAATAACAGACAGCACTCGTAACACCCATGAATTTCACGGGCTAGTCAGAATCGAACCCGACTCGGCCGGAGCAAGAGTGATAAAAAAGCTCAACAAACAACCAATTAACGGAAAAATGATTATCGTGCGTGAATATTTTCACCGCTGTTGGCAAAACGATCCTCGGCTCAGAAAAAACCATTCCGATATTACATTTGCAGACCGAAGAAAAGGCGATAGGCGCCGCAAAACACTGGAAGTCGCAGAAATGCCATTTGAACCGTAA